The following proteins are encoded in a genomic region of Arachis ipaensis cultivar K30076 chromosome B02, Araip1.1, whole genome shotgun sequence:
- the LOC107625931 gene encoding arginase 1, mitochondrial, whose translation MSGIARKGIHYLQRLNASNVSTAMLEKGQNRVIEASLTLIRERAKLKGELVRALGGAIACPSLLGVPLGHNSSFLQGPAFAPPRIREAIWCGSTNSSTEEGKVLDDPRVLTDVGDVPVQEIRDCGVDDDRLMNVISESVKLVMEEAPLRPLVLGGDHSISYPVVRAVSEKLGGPVDILHLDAHPDIYHCFEGNKYSHASSFARIMEGGYARRLLQVGIRSITTEGREQGNKFGVEQYEMRTFSRDREYLENLKLGEGVKGVYVSIDVDCLDPAFAPGVSHIEPGGLSFRDVLNILHNLQGDIVAADVVEFNPQRDTVDGMTAMVAAKLVRELTAKIAK comes from the exons ATGTCAGGTATAGCACGTAAAGGCATCCATTACTTGCAGAGACTAAATGCTTCAAATGTATCTACTGCCATGCTAGAGAAAGGTCAAAACCGTGTGATAGAAGCTTCCCTCACACTTATTCGCGAAAGAGCAAAGCTTAAG GGAGAACTCGTGCGTGCTCTAGGAGGGGCTATAGCGTGTCCATCTCTTCTTGGTGTTCCTTTGGGACATAATTCGTCATTCCTTCAAGGGCCTGCCTTTGCACCTCCTCGCATTAGGGAGGCCATTTGGTGTGGTAGCACAAACTCTTCAACCGAAGAAG GAAAGGTATTAGATGATCCACGAGTGCTTACTGACGTTGGTGATGTCCCTGTCCAAGAAATTCGAGATTGTGGAGTAGATGATGACAGATTGATGAATGTCATCAGTGAATCTGTGAAGCTAGTGATGGAGGAG GCTCCATTACGACCCTTAGTTTTAGGTGGCGATCACTCAATATCATATCCAGTTGTTCGAGCCGTCTCTGAAAAACTTGGAGGACCAGTTGATATTCTTCATCTTGATGCACATCCTGATATCTATCATTGTTTTGAAGGAAACAAGTATTCGCATGCTTCGTCTTTTGCTCGAATCATGGAGGGTGGTTATGCCAGGCGACTATTGCAg GTTGGTATAAGATCAATAACAACAGAAGGGCGCGAACAAGGCAACAAATTCGGGGTTGAGCAATATGAAATGCGAACATTTTCAAGAGATCGTGAATATTTAGAAAACCTg AAACTTGGTGAAGGTGTGAAAGGTGTATATGTCTCAATAGATGTGGATTGTCTTGATCCTGCTTTTGCTCCTGGAGTGTCTCACATCGAACCGGGAGGTCTCTCTTTCCGCGATGTTCTCAACATCCTACACAACCTTCAAGGCGACATTGTTGCCGCAGACGTGGTTGAATTCAATCCGCAACGTGATACAGTTGACGGTATGACTGCCATGGTAGCCGCAAAGTTGGTGAGAGAACTGACTGCCAAGATTGCAAAATGA
- the LOC107625927 gene encoding uncharacterized protein LOC107625927, translating to MALSASRAMSKGVVITVPVLVLSALVAAVFLFFLFSSLSSCSCPSTSGPPVNPIANAVSVGGTGVSDSGSGGFTLSTRKADVEWVKNQIIANGLHMHDNVLRKGINPRTRAQQLEDLRQFKGISHYEGDGSDNHTALPCPGELLVEEHHSNYGEPWAGGRDVFEFLAQASQLRPDSQVLEIGCGTLRVGLHFIRYLNPEHFHCLERDELSLMAAFRYELPAQGLLHKRPLIVKGEDMDFSKFDSATVYDLIYASAVFLHMPDKLVWIGLERLASKLRPYDGRIFVSHNIKFCSRLGGEECTKRLTSLGLEYLGKHTHDSLLFNHYEIWFEFRRSKA from the exons ATGGCGCTCTCGGCTTCGAGGGCAATGTCAAAAGGTGTAGTGATAACAGTGCCTGTGTTGGTTCTTTCTGCTTTGGTGGCTGCTGTATTTTTGTTCTTCTTGTTTTCCTCTCTGTCCTCTTGCTCCTGTCCTTCAACTTCAGGCCCGCCTGTAAACCCCATCGCCAACGCCGTGAGTGTTGGTGGCACTGGTGTGTCTGATTCTGGCAGTGGTGGCTTTACTCTGTCAACAAGGAAGGCTGACGTTGAGTGGGTGAAAAATCAAATCATAGCAAACGGGCTTCATATGCATGACAATGTGCTTCGCAAGGGTATTAATCCTCGGACGAGGGCTCAGCAACTTGAGGATCTTAGACA ATTTAAGGGTATATCACACTATGAGGGGGATGGATCAGATAATCACACTGCCCTTCCGTGCCCTGGGGAACTCCTTGTTGAAGAACACCATAGCAACTATGGCGAGCCTTGGGCAGGTGGAAGAGACGTTTTTGAGTTTCTTGCTCAAGCTAGTCAACTCCGACCTGACTCACAGGTCTTGGAGATAGGTTGTGGTACGCTCCGTGTTGGTTTACATTTCATCCGATATTTAAATCCTGAACACTTTCATTGTCTCGAAAGGGATGAGCTCTCTTTGATGGCTGCATTTAGATATGAGCTTCCTGCCCAAGGCCTCTTACACAAACGACCTTTGATAGTTAAGGGGGAGGACATGGATTTCAGTAAGTTCGATTCTGCCACAGTGTATGATTTGATTTATGCTAGTGCCGTGTTTCTTCATATGCCTGATAAGCTCGTGTGGATTGGATTGGAAAGATTAGCATCTAAGTTGAGACCTTACGATGGACGAATCTTCGTATCACACAATATTAAGTTCTGTTCGCGATTGGGTGGAGAGGAATGCACAAAGAGGCTCACAAGCTTGGGGCTTGAGTATCTTGGGAAGCATACGCACGATAGTTTGCTATTCAATCACTATGAGATATGGTTTGAATTTAGACGGTCAAAGGCTtaa
- the LOC107625930 gene encoding uncharacterized protein LOC107625930: MSLLLRNPLPPSLFHFIPSINNPSSFQSQAMASFSSSSSSSSSPSTTSTEQQKQQQNQNLDQNKLSHVLKYHNQTKHHFNRYARGPHGLDWANQPNPFRRYLSSPLLPLLHFPTDDNNADDDANAPLYNSLFHSLPSPQPISKTTISKFLYDSLALSAWKTTGFSTWSLRVNPSSGNLHPTEAYVIAPNSIESLFDTPCVCHYAPKEHALEVRAKIPPGFFKKFFPLNSFLVGLSSIFWREAWKYGERAFRYCNHDVGHAVGAVAMAAAGLGWDVKILDGLGCEELKYLMGLHVFPEFEVPSRAVMGKFPEIEFEHPDCVMLVYPSGTQGFDLDYKELSNAILESFPELEWRGKPNSLSKEHVCWDIIYRTSEIVKKPLTSGDRFLVDPFQSSGSYSEGSYKGYSVRQVVRKRRSAVDMDGVTGIQRDTFYQMMSHCLPSGCQPGGKQRRQLALPYRALPWDAEVHAALFVHRVVDLPQGLYFLVRNEDHLGELKKAMRPDFVWAKPEGCPNELPLYELLRFDCQRLAKQLSCHQEIASDGCFSLGMLARLEPTLREKNVWMYPRLFWETGVLGQVLYLEAHAVGISATGIGCFFDDPVHQLLGFEGSTYQSLYHFTVGGPVLDKRIMSLPAYPGPNVDA; the protein is encoded by the exons ATGTCACTCCTCCTTCGGAACCCACTTCCGCCATCACTGTTCCATTTCATTCCCTCCATTAACAACCCTTCTTCATTCCAATCACAAGCTATGgcttccttctcttcttcttcttcttcttcttcttcaccttctaCGACTTCCACTGAacaacaaaaacaacaacaaaatcaaaacctcGACCAAAACAAACTCTCTCACGTGCTAAAATACCACAACCAAACCAAGCACCACTTCAACCGCTACGCCAGGGGTCCACATGGGCTTGATTGGGCCAACCAGCCCAACCCATTTCGCAGGTACCTCTCTTCCCCTctcctccctctcctccatttcccCACTGATGATAACAATGCTGATGATGATGCAAATGCACCCCTTTACAATTCACTCTTCCATTCTCTCCCTTCTCCACAACCCATTTCCAAAACCACCATCTCAAAGTTCCTCTATGATTCTCTTGCTCTCTCGGCATGGAAAACCACGGGCTTTTCAACTTGGTCCTTAAGGGTTAATCCGAGTAGTGGGAATCTTCACCCAACTGAGGCTTATGTTATTGCACCTAACTCCATTGAATCACTTTTTGACACACCATGTGTTTGTCATTATGCCCCAAAGGAACATGCTTTGGAGGTAAGGGCCAAAATCCCACCTGGGTTTTTCAAAAAGTTCTTTCCTTTGAACTCTTTCCTTGTTGGGTTGTCTTCGATTTTCTGGCGTGAGGCTTGGAAGTACGGGGAGCGTGCTTTCAGGTACTGTAATCATGATGTTGGACATGCTGTTGGTGCTGTTGCTATGGCTGCTGCTGGTCTTGGTTGGGATGTGAAGATTCTTGATGGTTTAGGGTGTGAGGAATTGAAGTACCTTATGGGGCTCCATGTCTTTCCCGAGTTTGAGGTTCCATCACGTGCTGTTATGGGGAAGTTCCCTGAGATTGAGTTTGAGCACCCTGATTGTGTTATGCTTGTTTATCCAAGTGGGACTCAAGGTTTTGATTTGGATTACAAGGAGTTGAGTAATGCTATATTGGAGTCTTTTCCGGAATTGGAATGGAGAGGGAAGCCGAATTCCCTTAGCAAGGAGCATGTGTGCTGGGATATTATATATAGAACTTCTGAGATTGTGAAGAAGCCTTTGACTTCAGGGGATAGGTTCTTGGTGGATCCATTTCAGAGTAGTGGCAGTTATAGTGAGGGTTCTTACAAGGGATATAGTGTGAGGCAAGTGGTTAGGAAGCGAAGGAGCGCTGTTGATATGGATGGAGTTACAGGAATTCAGAGGGATACATTTTATCAGATGATGTCACATTGCCTTCCTTCAGGTTGCCAACCTGGAGGAAAGCAAAGGAGGCAGCTCGCGCTGCCATATCGGGCACTTCCATGGGATGCTGAGGTGCATGCTGCTTTGTTTGTTCATAGAGTAGTGGATTTGCCTCAGGGCTTGTATTTCCTGGTGAGGAATGAGGATCATTTGGGTGAGTTGAAGAAAGCTATGCGTCCCGATTTTGTCTGGGCCAAACCAGAGGGCTGTCCCAATGAGCTTCCTTTGTATGAACTCCTGAGATTTGATTGTCAGCGGCTTGCCAAGCAGCTCTCGTGCCATCAG GAGATTGCAAGTGATGGTTGCTTCAGCCTTGGTATGTTGGCTCGGTTAGAGCCTACATTGCGTGAGAAGAATGTATGGATGTATCCTCGTTTATTTTGGGAGACTGGAGTCCTTGGACAGGTATTGTACCTTGAAGCACATGCTGTTGGAATCTCAGCAACTGGAATTGGTTGTTTCTTTGATGACCCTG TGCATCAGTTGCTTGGGTTTGAAGGGTCAACTTACCAAAGCCTCTATCATTTTACTGTTGGAGGTCCCGTCTTAGATAAGCGCATAATGAGTCTACCAGCATATCCAGGCCCCAATGTTGATGCTTGA
- the LOC107625929 gene encoding ycf20-like protein isoform X1, translating into MASHNYMASAKSVSLHCISSGVSQSAIAALFCKINFGQKQFSTCCFGFTQPCLIDKFRRMTWSIRSSLNDSGFSPSTSNGTNGRTRIIRVIQEFQTTLGSKIQEVKKNLPLKLLSFLVGFYCATAFATVIGQTGDWDILSAGLAVVVVEGIGALMYGTSLPFVSKGLLVFKFLKVILTAEQTNQTFYWLVSREHR; encoded by the exons ATGGCATCACACAATTATATGGCAAGTGCCAAATCTGTATCTCTTCATTGTATAAGTTCAGGTGTTTCTCAATCTGCCATTGCTGCACTCTTTTGTAAAATCAATTTCGGCCAGAAGCAATTCTCTACTTGCTGTTTCGGTTTCACTCAACCTTGTTTGATTGACAAGTTCAG GAGGATGACATGGTCTATAAGAAGCAGCTTAAACGACAGTGGTTTTAGTCCTTCCACTTCTAACGGTACCAATGGAAGAACACGCATAATCCGAGTGATTCAAGAGTTTCAGACCACGTTAGGTTCGAAGATTCAGGAAGTAAAGAAAAATCTTCCGCTGAAGCTTCTTTCCTTCCTGGTTGGTTTTTATTGCGCTACTGCATTTGCCACTGTTATCGGACAAACAGGTGACTGGGATATTCTATCTGCTGGCTTAGCCGTGGTTGTTGTGGAAGGCATCGGCGCTCTCATGTATGGAACTTCTCTTCCATTTGTTAGCAAAG GGTTGCTGGTATTCAAGTTCTTGAAGGTCATTCTGACAGCAGAACAAACAAACCAAACTTTTTATTGGCTTGTGAGTCGTGAGCACAGATGA
- the LOC107625929 gene encoding ycf20-like protein isoform X2, with product MASHNYMASAKSVSLHCISSGVSQSAIAALFCKINFGQKQFSTCCFGFTQPCLIDKFRRMTWSIRSSLNDSGFSPSTSNGTNGRTRIIRVIQEFQTTLGSKIQEVKKNLPLKLLSFLVGFYCATAFATVIGQTGDWDILSAGLAVVVVEGIGALMYGTSLPFVSKGI from the exons ATGGCATCACACAATTATATGGCAAGTGCCAAATCTGTATCTCTTCATTGTATAAGTTCAGGTGTTTCTCAATCTGCCATTGCTGCACTCTTTTGTAAAATCAATTTCGGCCAGAAGCAATTCTCTACTTGCTGTTTCGGTTTCACTCAACCTTGTTTGATTGACAAGTTCAG GAGGATGACATGGTCTATAAGAAGCAGCTTAAACGACAGTGGTTTTAGTCCTTCCACTTCTAACGGTACCAATGGAAGAACACGCATAATCCGAGTGATTCAAGAGTTTCAGACCACGTTAGGTTCGAAGATTCAGGAAGTAAAGAAAAATCTTCCGCTGAAGCTTCTTTCCTTCCTGGTTGGTTTTTATTGCGCTACTGCATTTGCCACTGTTATCGGACAAACAGGTGACTGGGATATTCTATCTGCTGGCTTAGCCGTGGTTGTTGTGGAAGGCATCGGCGCTCTCATGTATGGAACTTCTCTTCCATTTGTTAGCAAAG GAATCTGA